A single window of Cryptococcus tetragattii IND107 chromosome 4 map unlocalized Ctg04, whole genome shotgun sequence DNA harbors:
- a CDS encoding FK506-binding protein 1 translates to MGVTVETISAGDGKTFPRPGDSVTIHYVGTLLDGSKFDSSRDRGTPFVCRIGQGQVIRGWDEGVPKLSIGEKANLICTPDYAYGARGFPPVIPPNSTLKFEVELLKVN, encoded by the exons ATGGGTGTTACTGTTGAG ACCATTTCTGCTGGTGACGGCAAGACCTTCCCCCGTCCTGGAGACTCTGTTACCATTCACT ACGTTGGCACCCTCCTTGACGGTTCCAAGTTCGACTCTTCCCGAGACCGTGGAACTCCCTTCGTATGCCGAATTGGTCAGGG CCAAGTCATCAGGGGTTGGGACGAGGGTGTTCCTAAGCTCTCCATCGGCGAAAAGGCTAACCTCATTTGCACCCCTGACTATG CCTACGGTGCTCGGGGTTTCCCTCCTGTTATCCCCCCCAACTCCACTCTCAAGTTTGAGG TTGAGCTCCTCAAGGTCAACTAA
- a CDS encoding oxoglutarate dehydrogenase (succinyl-transferring), E1 component: MIRSIPKHIRIPSRSTAQPARAILPLSAVQRHTQKRNYATEAVAPSKNDAFANGGNAYYTEEMYRLWKQDPKSVHVSWQTYFSGLDKGLPSSEAFNPAPGFVSGVVPTPAGGSPKLSVKGSGDVTDYLKVQLLIRAYQVRGHHIANLDPLHISGADLDGRVPPELTLDYYGWTEADLKKEFSLGDGILPRFKGQVKDDTMTLGQIIDELKQMYCTHIGCQYVHIPDRGQCDWIRERVEIPTQWNYSVEEKRMILDRLMWSELFEKFIASKYPNEKRFGLEGCESLIPGMKALIDRSVDAGVKSIVLGMPHRGRLNVLGNVIRKPIEAILNEFKGNEDAGDTGGGDVKYHLGANYIRPTPSGKKVSLSLVANPSHLEAEDPVVLGKTRAIQHFEGDEGDGSSAMGVLLHGDAAFAGQGVVYETMGMQNLPNYGTGGTIHLIVNNQIGFTTDPRFARSTPYPSDIAKSIDAPIFHVNSDDVEAVNYVCTLAADWRATFKKDVVIDIVCYRRYGHNETDQPSFTQPKMYKAIQKQPTVLSIYTDKLIKEGTFTEKEIDEHRQWVWGMLEKAYDGSKDYKPSPREWLSSSWEGFPSPKELAEEVLPQLHTGASEDTLKQVGQVISSFPDGFHPHKNLARIIGNRGKTVSEGKNIDWSTAEALAFGTLCLEGTHVRISGQDVERGTFSQRHAVVHDQETEQTHVALKHLSADQGSFTVTNSHLSEFGTLGFELGYSLVSPNSLTIWEAQFGDFANNAQCIIDQFIAAGERKWLQRTGLVLSLPHGYDGQGPEHSSGRIERFLQLCDDEPRVYPSPEKLERQHQDCNMQIVYPTTPANYFHVLRRQNKRDFRKPLIVFFSKSLLRHPLARSTLEEMSGDSKFQRYLPEPHPESLVEPEKIRRHILCTGQVYFQLLKEREERGITDVAISRIEQLSPLPYDLLTPHLDKYPNADVVWAQEEPLNNGAWTYVQPRLITALKETEHHKSKVPIYAGRKPSSSVATGFKYAHKKEIEMINDMAFAPAEEQ, encoded by the exons ATGATCAGGTCAATTCCAAAACATATCCGCATACCGTCTCGGTCAACGGCTCAGCCCGCCAGGGCCATACTTCCCCTTTCTGCTGTCCAGCGACATACTCAAAAACGAAACTATGCTACTGAGGCCGTCGCTCCCAGCAAGAATGATGCCTTCGCCAACGGTGGAAATGCGTACTACACTGAAGA GATGTACCGCCTCTGGAAACAAGATCCCAAGTCTGTCCACGTATCCTGGCAAACTTACTTCTCTGGCCTCGACAAGGgtcttccctcttctgaGGCCTTCAACCCCGCCCCCGGGTTTGTCTCTGGTGTCGTTCCCACTCCCGCAGGTGGAAGTCCCAAACTCTCTGTTAAGGGCAGTGGTGATGTCACCGATTACCTTAAA GTTCAACTTTTGATCCGTGCCTACCAAGTTCGAGGTCATCACATTGCCAACCTCGATCCTCTCCACATCTCTGGTGCCGATCTCGACGGTCGTGTCCCTCCCGAGCTTACACTCGACTACTACGGTTGGACTGAAGCCGacctgaagaaggaattCAGTCTTGGCGACGGTATTCTCCCCCGATTCAAGGGTCAGGTCAAGGACGACACTATGACTTTGGGCCAGATCATTGATGAGCTCAAGCAGATGTACT GTACCCACATTGGTTGCCAGTACGTTCACATCCCCGACCGGGGACAATGCGACTGGATCCGGGAGCGCGTCGAAATTCCTACCCAGTGGAACTATTCCgtcgaggaaaagaggatgatcCTGGATCGACTGATGTGGTCTGAGCTTTTTGAGAAGTTCATTGCCTCCAAATACCCCAACGAGAAGCGTTTCGGTCTTGAGGGTTGCGAGTCTTTGATCCCTGGTATGAAGGCGCTCATTGATCGTTCCGTCGATGCTGGCGTCAAATCTATAGTTCTTGGTATGCCCCACCGTGGTCGTCTTAACGTTCTTGGTAATGTCATCCGAAAGCCTATTGAGGCCATCTTAAACGAGTTCAAGGGTAACGAGGATGCCGGCGATactggtggtggtgatgtcAAGTACCACCTTGGCGCCAACTACATCCGTCCTACTCCTAGCGGCAAGAAGGTTTCTTTGTCTCTTGTTGCCAACCCTTCGCATTTGGAGGCCGAAGACCCCGTCGTCCTCGGTAAGACCAGGGCTATTCAGCACTTTGAAGGTGACGAGGGAGACGGATCCTCTGCCATGGGTGTCTTGCTCCACGGTGACGCCGCCTTCGCTGGTCAAGGTGTTGTCTACGAAACCATGGGTATGCAGAACCTCCCCAACTACGGCACTGGTGGTACCATCCACTTGATTGTCAACAACCAAATTGGTTTCACCACCGACCCCCGATTTGCTCGTTCTACCCCTTACCCGTCTGATATTGCCAAGTCTATCGATGcccccatcttccacgtTAACAGTGACGACGTCGAGGCGGTCAACTATGTCTGTACTCTCGCTGCTGACTGGCGAGCTACCttcaagaaggatgtggtTATTGACATTGTCTGTTACCGACGATATGGTCACAACGAGACTGACCAACCCAGCTTCACTCAGCCGAAAATGTACAAGGCTATTCAAAAGCAACCTACCGTCTTGTCTATCTACACCGACAAGTTGATTAAAGAGGGTACTTTCactgagaaggagattgacgAGCACCGACAATGGGTCTGGGGCATGCTTGAGAAGGCTTACGACGGGTCCAAGGACTACAAGCCTTCTCCCCGAGAGTggctttcctcctcttggGAAGgtttcccttctcccaagGAGCTCGCCGAGGAGGTTCTCCCTCAGCTTCATACCGGTGCCAGCGAGGACACTCTCAAGCAGGTTGGTCAGGTCATTTCTAGTTTCCCCGACGGCTTCCATCCCCACAAGAACCTTGCCCGAATTATCGGTAACCGAGGCAAGACTGTATCTGAAGGCAAGAATATTGACTGGTCCACTGCCGAAGCGCTTGCTTTCGGTACTTTGTGCCTTGAGGGTACACACGTTCGAATTTCCGGTCAGGATGTTGAGCGTGGTACTTTCTCTCAGCGACACGCTGTGGTCCATGACCAAGAGACCGAACAGACCCACGTTGCTCTCAAGCATCTCAGCGCCGACCAGGGTTCTTTCACTGTTACCAACTCTCATTTGTCTGAGTTTGGTACCCTCGGTTTCGAGCTCGGTTACTCTCTTGTCTCTCCCAACAGTTTGACGATCTGGGAGGCTCAGTTTGGTGACTTTGC caacaatgCCCAATGTATCATTGATCAATTCATCGCTGCTGGTGAGCGAAAGTGGCTTCAGCGAACTGGTCTGGTTCTGTCCTTGCCTCATGGTTATGATGGTCAAGGTCCCGAGCACTCTTCTGGTCGTATCGAGCGATTCCTCCAGCTttgtgatgatgagcccCGAGTGTACCCTTCACCTGAAAAGTTGGAGAGGCAGCACCAGGACTGCAACATGCAAATCGTCTACCCCACTACCCCTGCCAACTACTTCCACGTTCTCAGGCGACAAAATAAGCGAGACTTCCGAAAGCCC TTgattgtcttcttctccaaatccCTTCTCCGACATCCTCTTGCCCGATCTACTCTTGAGGAGATGTCTGGTGACTCCAAGTTCCAGCGATATCTCCCCGAACCTCATCCCGAATCGCTTGTCGAGCCCGAGAAGATCCGACGACACATTTTATGTACTGGTCAGGTCTActtccagctcctcaaGGAGCGGGAAGAGCGAGGTATCACCGATGTTGCCATTTCTAGGATTGAGCAATTGTCTCCCTTGCCATATGACCTTTTGACTCCTCACCTTGACAAGTACCCCAACGCC
- a CDS encoding UDP-N-acetylglucosamine transferase subunit ALG14: protein MSLGLYIGRSILAFICLIVAILLRLIFLQHLKTTRAPYRSKDAKCSLGVFLGSGGHSSEMKALLSTLDYERYQPRTYIYCHGDDLSLRSVSDIESNKGALTSSKAYYLLSLPRARYVGQPLLSTMLSVLKTLYIATLRLFLIPLLKDPRRPFVDLLIVNGPGTCVVLVVVSYIRRILGLEYTRIIYVESFARVKSLSLSGKMIRPLVDRFLVQWPNASDGDNVIHKGLLV, encoded by the exons ATGTCCCTTGGCCTGTATATTGGCCGGTCGATCCTCGCCTTCATTTGTTTAATAGTGGCCATCTTGCTTCGTCTTATCTTTCTCCAACATTTAAAGACCACGAGAGCACCGTATCGATCCAAAGATGCCAAATGCTCCTTGGGAGTTTTCCTGGGATCTG GCGGCCATTCTAGTGAGATGAAGGCTTTGCTGTCAACACTGGATTATGAACGATATCAGCCTAGAACGTACATTTACTGCCATGGTGATGATCTGTCGTTGCGATCTGTCTCAGACATTGAGTCGAACAAGGGAGCGTTGACATCATCCAAA GCGTACTATTTGTTGAGCCTCCCTCGGGCTCGTTATGTAGGCCAACCACTACTATCTACAATGCTTTCAGTTTTGAAGACACTCTACATTGCAACCTTACGACTTTTTCTAATCCCTCTACTGAAAGACCCGCGACGACCATTCGTGGATCTTCTAATCGTCAATGGCCCAGGTACATGTGTTGTTTTGGTCGTGGTATCATATATTCGTCGG ATACTGGGTTTGGAATATACTCGTATTATCTATGTAGAATCATTTGCTAGAGTTAAAAGCCTGTCCTTAAgtgggaagatgattaGACCGCTTGTAGATCGTTTTTTGGTCCAGTGGCCCAATGCTAGTGACGGCGACAATGTCATACATAAAGGGCTTTTAGTGTGA